CGTTTACTACTGTAGGCATTCCAACGCATACAACAGGAATCCCTATTGTATCCTTTGATATCTCTGACCTTGCATTATCTACACCTGATCCAGGATGGATGCCTGTATCGCTAATTTGTATAGTTGTAGCAAGTCTTGACAGCCTTCTGGCAGACAAAGCGTCTATTACTATTAATACACTGGGACTTATTCTTTCTACAAGACCTTTTATAACCTCAGCTGTTTCAACTCCCGTTTGCCCCATAACTCCAGGGGCAAGAGCGGAGACTGGCCTTAAGTTCTCAAACCCTTTTTCCTCTTTAACATGTCGTGTTACCAGTGTTGCTTTTATTGCCATGGGTCCAAGTGCATCTGCGGTAAGCGCGGCATTTCCGAGCCCAACAACGAGAGCACTCTCTTTTTCGCCTAAGTTCAGCATCTGGGATATTTCATGTCCTATCACAGTCACCGCATTTTTAAACATATCAAAATCGAATCTATACTCGCGCGGCAATTCAACGGTAACATATTTACCCATCCTTTT
The Bacillota bacterium DNA segment above includes these coding regions:
- the gpr gene encoding GPR endopeptidase, giving the protein MLNNSTIKTDLAVEARELATAASGEINGVESEESKIHGFTVSRMKIVNEDGERAMGKRMGKYVTVELPREYRFDFDMFKNAVTVIGHEISQMLNLGEKESALVVGLGNAALTADALGPMAIKATLVTRHVKEEKGFENLRPVSALAPGVMGQTGVETAEVIKGLVERISPSVLIVIDALSARRLSRLATTIQISDTGIHPGSGVDNARSEISKDTIGIPVVCVGMPTVVNAATMAADVIELVSDEMKKGTAGNDTVFRYLNELDRNQLYTMSIETLAPYDLNLFVTPKDIDDIVLSSSRLMGYSINAALQKDITVEEMMQALA